The Verrucomicrobiia bacterium genomic sequence TAGGCAAACTTGGCTCGCTCCGCAGCCGCCGCTGGGGCACTCCCGGTCCGAACCAGCAACTCCCGCGCAAGGTCCTGTCCGGCGACGGTGACTCCCCAAAAGCTCCCAAGCCCGATGGCGGCCAGCAGCATCCCTAACAACGCGCGCCGGCGCCACAACGGGTCGCCGAGCAGGTCGAAAAAACTCCCCATTTTCGGCCCCGAAGAGGCGGCGGCCCGGACGCCCGCCAATCGCCAACTCTCGGGCTCTTTGACCTGGGTCATAACCCAAAGCACCAGCAAAGCCGGCAGCAGCCCTACCAGATAGGCGTAACGCCAATGCACGCCCACGGCCAGACCGGCTAGAGCAGCGGTCCAGGTCCCTAAAACGCTTGTCGCGTGAAAAATTCCCGAGGCGTGGGCCCGGGCGTGCTGGGGAAATACTTCGGCAACGAGGCTGGCGGCCACCGCCCATTCGCCACCGACGCCCATGGCCACCAGGAACCGCGCCGCGCCGACTTGCCAGAGGGATTGTGTGAAATAGGTCAGGCCCGAGAAGATCGAGTACATCAGGATGGTGACGGCCATGCTGGGCCGCCGCCCCCAACGATCGGCCAGCGCACCGAACAATAGGCCTCCCACAGTGCCGCCGAGCAGGAAAACAGCTAGAAACAGGTCGCCATAATGCTTGATTGCCGAGGGGGTCGCCCCCTGATGGAGGATGTCGCCGAGAAGTTGTTGGCGGGTGATGTTAAAGATTTGTCCTTCGAATGCATCGAAAATCCATCCCGCCGAGGCAATGGCCAGGATGAGCCATTCGTAACGGGTGACCCCGTGATACCAAGCTACATCCTGTTCCGGCTCCACAGCAGCGGCTGGCGTTGGCTGCGAGCGGGACGGCGTTTTTGGCATCATGTTCGCTTTAGCAAAACGGCAAACAAAACTCCAATTCAATTTACCAGCCAAGCCAACTTGCCGCTTGAAGCCGATGCAAACGCATTCAGGACGGCGCGCTGGGTGAGTTGACCCTGCTGCGTTGCTATTGGGACGGCGGGTCGCGGGATGGCGTCGAGCGGCAGCCTGGGGAAACCGAGATGCATTACCAAATCCGGAACTGGTATTATTTTACCTGGCTCTCCGGGGACCACATTGTCGAGCAGGACGTCCACAATATCGATGTGGCGAACAGGATAAAGGACGGGCATCCGGTGCGCGCCCAGGGCATGGACGGACGGCAGTTGCGCAAGGCCAAGCGCCACGGCCAGATTTTCGATCATCATTTTGTCGAGTTCGAATACGCCGACGGCACGCGTATGATGAGCCAATGCCGCCAAATCCGCGGCTGCTGGCCAAAAATTTCCGAACATGCGCGTGGGACCAAAGGTGAAGCCGACCTGAACAACGACCGCAATGGCTTTGTCATCAAAGGGGCCAATGCGTGGCGTTATCCCCGGCAAGCGCGGCGGATCGATCCCTACCAGCAGGAACACGACGACTTATTTGATGCTATCCGCAGTGACAAACCCTATAATGAAGCCGAATTTTAGATTCGATTGTAGGAAGACCATCCGTGGTCAATATGGCCCGGTTCCGCCCGGCGCCACCGCACCGGGACAGCCATGATAGCCAACGGCGGTTCGCAAGCTCGGGTTGACAAGGAAAGCGCGCCGAAAGACCATTAATCAGGTGCGTTTCAATATGACAGGTTCAACCACCGCCTGGCTGGCCCGGCGGCTGGCGCGCCTCCCGCTATTGCTCTCGAAGCATCTTTGGGTTTGGCCGATGCTGGGGGCGGTCTTGTTGAGCCTGACCGGTTATTGGGTGCGCACGCGAGTCGAGGAGGTCACACGGGCCGAGTTGGCGTCGCGATTAAGCGCCTTGTTAAGCGCTGACGTGGCGGCGTTGCGCCTATGGTTTTCGGAGCAGGAATCCGATGCAAAATCCTTCGCGTCAGACGTGCGCATCGATGGGGCAATTGTCCAATTAGCCGCGATGGCCAAAGACTCGAATACGCCGCCAGAGGTATTGGCCCAGTCGGAGGCCGCCCACACGCTGCACCTTTACCTAATACCTTTGCTGCAGTCCCAGCATTACCTGGATTACGTGGTTCTAGGCACTGATGGAAGGATTCTGGCCTCCCCCCATGCGCGCCAAGTTGGTCGTGTGGTCCCGCGCGGTTACCAGTTTCTGCTGCAGCGGGGGCGTGGAGGCCGAACGGCGGTCTCCCGGCCCTTTGCCCGGGAAGGCAACCTGAGCCAGCGCGCCGAAGGCCCGACGATGTTCGTCTCTTCGCCTGTGCGCGCAACCAATAACGCGGTCGTGGCGGTGCTCTGTTTGCGCATGAAACCGGAGGGGGAATTCAGCCAGATTTTCTCCGTCGCGCGCATGGGAGAAACGGGCGAGGCCTATGCCTTTGACCATCGGGGAGTGATGCTGACGGCGTCCCGTTTTGACCGCGAATTAAAAATACTTGGCTTGATACCCAAATCGCCCGAGGCGACCTCGATACTCAATCTGCAACTGCTCGACCCGGAAGTGGACCTCGAGACGGGCGACCGGCCAGACCGGCCAAGGCGGTTTCTCAGCCTCACGCGAATGGCGGCTGCGGCCATTCGCGGCGACGACGGCGTGGATGTGCAGGGCTACCGCAATTACCGCGGGGTGCGTGTGGTTGGGGCCTGGGCATGGTTGCCCGAATTCGGCATAGGGGTTGCCACCGAGGTATCGGCCGAGGAGGGCTTTCAAACGCTCTACATGCTGAGGCGCGCGTTCACGGTATTGTTTGGGCTGGTGGTATTGAGCGGGGTGGCGATTTTTGCGTTTGGCCTGCTGGTTGAGCGGCTGCAGGCCTCATTGCGCAAGAGCGCCCTCGATGCGCGGCGGGTTGGCCAATACGTTCTCCTGCAGGAAATCGGCCGAGGGGCGAATGGAATGGTTTATCGCGCGCGGCATGCCTTGCTGCGCCGGCCTGTGGCCATCAAGCTGCTCAGCCCGGAGTTGACCAACGAGGCCAGCGCCGCTCGCTTTGAGCGCGAGGTGCAAATGACAAGCCAGCTTACTCATCCCAATACAGTAGCCATTTACGATTACGGGCGAACGCCCGAGGGTCTGTTTTATTATGCAATGGAGTACCTGCACGGCATCGATTTGGACCAACTGGTCCGCAAGTTCGGTCCCCAACCCGAGGGCCGCGTCATCCATATCTTGCGCCAGCTTTGCGGCTCTCTTGCCGAGGCGCACCGGATTGGACTCATCCACCGCGATATCAAGCCGGCAAATATTCTCCTAACCCGGCGCGATGATGCCTGTGATGTCGTCAAGGTGCTCGATTTCGGCCTGGTCACCACACTCCAGCGCGACTCGCCGGACCGGGCGCCTTCCCATGCGGTGGTGGGCACGCCGCATTTCATGTCGCCCGAGGCCATCGCGGAGCCCGCGCGCGTCGATGGCCGCAGCGATGTCTATTCCGTTGGGGCTGTCGGCTATTGGCTTCTGACTGGAAAAACCCTGTTCGATTCCGAGAGCGTGGCAGAACTGCTGGAGAAACAGATCAAGGTCGTGCCACAGCGCGCTTCCGACCGGCTCGGCGACCCCGTCTCGGCCGACCTGGAGCGGTTGGTTATGCGTTGCCTGGCCAAAGAGCCGGAGGGCCGGCCCGCCGGGGCGCGTGAGTTGGATGAGGCCCTGGCACGCTGCTCCGCTGCCCAGACCTGGACGATGGTGCAGAGCGAACGCTGGTGGACCGAGCATGCCAACCATTTGGAGACCGTCTCGGCGCCCAAGATGGCCGAAAAGACCCTCGTCATAGCAGACCGCCTGTGATCGTCCCTACCCAAGCCGCCGCTTTGCTCTTGCAATGCTCCTTTGGCCAGAGCATAAAAAACCCATGTTTCGACCAGCAAAATCATTCCTGTGTTCTCTTCCAATTGTTCTCATCACCCTGGCTGCTTCAGCCGCAGACAACCCGTTCCTGGGCCAGTGGGAGCTGACAATACCTGGCGGTGCGGCCGGCTGGCTCGGCGTTCAGGAGACTGATGGCCGGTTGGGCGCCAGTATGCTCTGGGGCTGGGGTAGTGTCGAGCCGGTCGCCGCCGCGAAAATCGAGGACGGCAAGCTGGTCCTGACCCGCAACTACACGGTTCAGCGCAAGAATGCTGAAGGCAAAAGGGAGAAGGTGAATCTCTCTGAAACAATCACGGGCAGCGTGGATGAAGATAAGGTCAATCTCACCAGTGTGAAGCCTCGCGAGAATGGGCAGGGGGAGGATGTCGCGGAATTTAGCGGCCGCCGGCAACCCCCGATGCCACCCGCACCCGACCTGACGAAAGTCAAATTCGGCCGTCCAATGCGGCTTTTTGATGGGAAAGACCTCAAAGGCTGGCGGCTGACGGACCCTAACGCGCTGAATGGGTGGAGTGTCCAGGACGGGCTGCTCGTCAATAATGCTGTCCAGGAGAAAGGGCAGCCGCATAAGAATTATGGCAACCTGCGGACCGACCGGGAGTTTAATGATTTCAACCTTAAGGTCGAGGTGCGAGTGGATAAAGGCGAGAATAGTGGCGTTTATTTACGGGGGATTTATGAATGCCAGGTCGAAGACAGCTATGGGGAGGCACCCGACTCGCACCACATGGG encodes the following:
- a CDS encoding MFS transporter gives rise to the protein MMPKTPSRSQPTPAAAVEPEQDVAWYHGVTRYEWLILAIASAGWIFDAFEGQIFNITRQQLLGDILHQGATPSAIKHYGDLFLAVFLLGGTVGGLLFGALADRWGRRPSMAVTILMYSIFSGLTYFTQSLWQVGAARFLVAMGVGGEWAVAASLVAEVFPQHARAHASGIFHATSVLGTWTAALAGLAVGVHWRYAYLVGLLPALLVLWVMTQVKEPESWRLAGVRAAASSGPKMGSFFDLLGDPLWRRRALLGMLLAAIGLGSFWGVTVAGQDLARELLVRTGSAPAAAAERAKFAYGIVETIGGGLGLLSFGPICVRLGRRRTFALFHIGAFIIVPITCYLPATYGQLLALLPLFGFLTLAIHAGYAIYFPELFPTHLRATGTGFCFNGGRIVAASALLVSGWLKALPGMDLRLAITLLGLLFPLGLIVIWFLPETKGKPLPE
- a CDS encoding serine/threonine protein kinase; the encoded protein is MTGSTTAWLARRLARLPLLLSKHLWVWPMLGAVLLSLTGYWVRTRVEEVTRAELASRLSALLSADVAALRLWFSEQESDAKSFASDVRIDGAIVQLAAMAKDSNTPPEVLAQSEAAHTLHLYLIPLLQSQHYLDYVVLGTDGRILASPHARQVGRVVPRGYQFLLQRGRGGRTAVSRPFAREGNLSQRAEGPTMFVSSPVRATNNAVVAVLCLRMKPEGEFSQIFSVARMGETGEAYAFDHRGVMLTASRFDRELKILGLIPKSPEATSILNLQLLDPEVDLETGDRPDRPRRFLSLTRMAAAAIRGDDGVDVQGYRNYRGVRVVGAWAWLPEFGIGVATEVSAEEGFQTLYMLRRAFTVLFGLVVLSGVAIFAFGLLVERLQASLRKSALDARRVGQYVLLQEIGRGANGMVYRARHALLRRPVAIKLLSPELTNEASAARFEREVQMTSQLTHPNTVAIYDYGRTPEGLFYYAMEYLHGIDLDQLVRKFGPQPEGRVIHILRQLCGSLAEAHRIGLIHRDIKPANILLTRRDDACDVVKVLDFGLVTTLQRDSPDRAPSHAVVGTPHFMSPEAIAEPARVDGRSDVYSVGAVGYWLLTGKTLFDSESVAELLEKQIKVVPQRASDRLGDPVSADLERLVMRCLAKEPEGRPAGARELDEALARCSAAQTWTMVQSERWWTEHANHLETVSAPKMAEKTLVIADRL
- a CDS encoding DUF1080 domain-containing protein produces the protein MFRPAKSFLCSLPIVLITLAASAADNPFLGQWELTIPGGAAGWLGVQETDGRLGASMLWGWGSVEPVAAAKIEDGKLVLTRNYTVQRKNAEGKREKVNLSETITGSVDEDKVNLTSVKPRENGQGEDVAEFSGRRQPPMPPAPDLTKVKFGRPMRLFDGKDLKGWRLTDPNALNGWSVQDGLLVNNAVQEKGQPHKNYGNLRTDREFNDFNLKVEVRVDKGENSGVYLRGIYECQVEDSYGEAPDSHHMGAIYSRITPTVAAEKPPGQWQTMDITFVDRHATVILNGTKIIDNQPVMGCTGGALWSDVSRPGPIYLQGDHTGITYRSLVLRQALE